From Verrucomicrobiota bacterium, one genomic window encodes:
- a CDS encoding AMP-binding protein encodes MRKLLRFILRLLFGFEAHNTCGLSTPGPVLLIPNHVSWLDWLFVYVSLDTDWKFVTSSTSAETSWVHKMIMVNRRTFPIDPASPYAVKRMAEFLQNGGRLVLFAEGRISLTGALMKYFDGTGFLLFKTHARVITCYLRGAQRLRWVRHSGWTKWFPRVSAHFSDPLLPPKLEDVSTNQARQRLTTWLMDQQVKLQFDVEMAHGPATPLAAIAETARHLPKQIALEDATRQAVTYRRLMTGVNLLARQWANLFGTESGQRVGVLLPNVNANPVTVLSLWAAGKVPAILNYSTGPATMLTCAQLAGLRHVISSKSFEARARLHLQPFRDAGIEIVYLEDVRERIPGLARVLKLMREWLHASRFTPHAPPASPAVILFTSGSEGIPKGVELTHRNLIANVRQMLSVIDLQDDDRIFNALPLFHSFGLTVGTLLALVRGVYIFLYPSPLHYRVVPAAVYDRACTVMLSTNTFLNGYARKAHPYDFRSVRLLFAGAEKLQEATASFWARRFGVRILEGYGATECSPCVSVNTPLRPCFGTAGRILPGVEYRIEPVEGVSEGGRLFVRGPNLMRGYLNPDANARFQALNGWYDTGDIVKVDAEGYVHILGRLKRFAKISGEMVSLTAVEEALAGAFPEYGIRCEVAILSRPDEEKGEALIAVTNESRLQTDKMRGAIRGKGLSNLCVPREVRFLREIPKLGTGKVNYRELEKLV; translated from the coding sequence ATGAGGAAGCTCCTGCGGTTCATCCTGCGGTTGCTCTTCGGTTTTGAAGCGCACAATACGTGCGGGCTGAGCACTCCCGGTCCCGTGCTCCTCATCCCCAACCACGTCTCCTGGCTCGACTGGCTGTTTGTCTATGTGAGTCTGGACACGGATTGGAAGTTCGTGACCTCCAGCACGTCCGCCGAAACGAGCTGGGTGCACAAAATGATCATGGTCAATCGGCGCACCTTCCCGATTGACCCCGCCTCGCCTTACGCGGTGAAACGCATGGCGGAATTTCTCCAGAACGGCGGCCGGCTCGTGCTCTTTGCGGAAGGCCGCATCTCGCTCACCGGCGCTTTGATGAAGTATTTCGACGGCACGGGATTTCTCCTTTTCAAAACTCACGCCCGCGTCATCACGTGCTACCTGCGCGGCGCCCAGCGCCTGCGCTGGGTCCGCCACTCCGGCTGGACAAAATGGTTCCCGCGCGTCTCGGCCCATTTCAGCGATCCTCTGCTACCGCCCAAACTCGAAGACGTCAGCACGAACCAGGCGCGTCAACGCCTGACCACCTGGCTTATGGATCAGCAGGTCAAGCTGCAGTTCGACGTCGAAATGGCTCATGGCCCCGCCACGCCGCTGGCGGCCATCGCCGAAACCGCCCGCCATTTGCCGAAGCAGATCGCGCTCGAAGACGCGACGCGCCAGGCCGTGACGTATCGCCGGCTGATGACCGGCGTGAACCTGCTCGCCAGGCAATGGGCCAACTTGTTTGGGACCGAATCCGGCCAACGCGTCGGCGTCTTGCTCCCCAACGTCAATGCCAATCCCGTGACGGTGCTCAGCCTCTGGGCCGCCGGCAAAGTTCCCGCGATTCTGAATTACTCGACCGGACCGGCCACGATGCTGACTTGCGCGCAACTGGCCGGCCTCCGCCACGTGATTTCATCGAAGAGTTTTGAAGCGCGCGCCCGGCTGCATTTGCAGCCGTTCCGCGACGCCGGCATCGAGATCGTTTACCTGGAAGACGTGCGAGAGAGAATCCCCGGACTGGCCAGAGTTCTGAAGCTGATGAGAGAATGGCTTCACGCATCACGTTTCACGCCTCACGCCCCGCCCGCCTCCCCCGCCGTCATCCTCTTCACCAGCGGTTCCGAAGGCATCCCCAAAGGCGTCGAACTCACCCACCGCAATCTGATCGCCAACGTGCGCCAGATGCTCTCGGTGATCGATCTTCAAGACGACGACCGCATTTTCAATGCGCTGCCGCTCTTTCACAGCTTCGGCTTGACCGTAGGCACCTTGCTCGCCCTGGTGCGCGGCGTGTACATTTTTCTGTATCCGTCTCCTCTGCATTACCGCGTTGTTCCGGCGGCCGTGTATGACCGAGCATGCACAGTGATGCTGAGCACGAACACGTTTTTGAACGGCTACGCCCGCAAAGCGCACCCCTATGACTTTCGCAGCGTCCGCCTGTTGTTCGCCGGCGCGGAAAAACTCCAGGAAGCCACGGCCAGCTTTTGGGCGCGGCGCTTTGGGGTACGCATTCTGGAGGGCTACGGCGCCACGGAATGCAGCCCGTGTGTCAGTGTCAACACGCCGTTGCGTCCTTGCTTCGGAACCGCGGGCCGCATTCTGCCGGGGGTCGAATACCGGATCGAACCCGTGGAAGGCGTCAGCGAAGGCGGCCGCCTTTTCGTGCGCGGCCCGAACCTCATGCGCGGCTATTTGAACCCGGACGCCAACGCCAGGTTTCAAGCGCTGAACGGGTGGTACGACACGGGCGACATTGTGAAAGTTGATGCCGAAGGTTACGTGCACATTCTCGGCCGGCTGAAACGCTTCGCCAAGATCAGCGGCGAAATGGTGAGCCTCACCGCGGTTGAAGAAGCTTTGGCCGGCGCTTTCCCGGAATATGGGATTCGATGCGAAGTGGCCATCCTGAGCCGGCCCGACGAAGAGAAAGGCGAAGCGTTGATCGCCGTTACGAACGAATCCCGCCTTCAGACCGACAAGATGCGCGGCGCGATTCGCGGCAAAGGGTTATCCAATTTGTGTGTTCCGCGCGAAGTCCGGTTCCTCCGGGAGATCCCGAAACTGGGCACGGGCAAAGTGAACTATCGCGAGCTGGAAAAGCTGGTTTAG
- a CDS encoding DUF1559 domain-containing protein yields MPHATNPKRQSWHPRPPLVNQTEAGQKSPAFTLIELLVVIAIIAILAAMLLPALSRAKDKARTTKCFTNLKNLGLATQMYAMDHDDYVPGDIFADGYFFANLLAPYVAGPALDTRRIRDPNYVHTLVKQVPVYQCPSVRPKPNQRDPFFLHYTVNTINFERFRATRQYDTAPYQKVTGVPGSATELAYIFEVNTEGALNPRDYGGWNVWDQSHTTFSPTGRTNAQPRMIHARDKRHLGRTSVVFLDGHTDVRRLATNGLPFKLFNPLVDEPLRR; encoded by the coding sequence ATGCCTCATGCCACAAACCCGAAGCGTCAAAGCTGGCATCCAAGACCGCCACTCGTGAATCAAACTGAAGCCGGCCAGAAATCGCCAGCGTTCACCTTGATCGAACTGTTGGTCGTGATCGCGATCATTGCGATCCTCGCCGCGATGCTTTTGCCCGCTTTGAGCCGGGCCAAAGACAAAGCCCGGACGACCAAGTGTTTCACCAACCTAAAGAACCTGGGACTCGCAACCCAGATGTACGCCATGGACCATGACGATTATGTCCCCGGCGACATTTTTGCGGATGGCTACTTCTTCGCCAATCTTCTCGCCCCTTATGTTGCGGGTCCCGCGCTCGACACGCGCCGCATCCGGGACCCGAATTACGTCCACACGTTGGTCAAACAGGTTCCCGTGTATCAATGCCCATCGGTTCGCCCGAAACCAAACCAAAGAGATCCCTTCTTCCTCCACTACACGGTCAACACGATCAACTTTGAGCGGTTCCGGGCGACGCGGCAGTACGACACCGCCCCTTACCAGAAGGTGACGGGGGTGCCAGGCAGCGCGACGGAGCTGGCGTATATCTTTGAAGTAAATACTGAAGGCGCCTTGAATCCTCGCGATTACGGCGGCTGGAATGTCTGGGACCAAAGCCACACGACCTTCTCGCCCACGGGCCGCACCAACGCGCAGCCGCGCATGATTCACGCGCGCGACAAGCGCCATCTGGGCCGCACCTCCGTGGTCTTTCTCGACGGTCACACTGACGTGCGCCGGTTGGCGACCAACGGCCTTCCGTTCAAACTCTTCAATCCGCTGGTGGACGAACCGCTCCGGCGGTAG
- a CDS encoding competence/damage-inducible protein A produces MTIEIINTGTELMLGSVLNTHQQWLCRELANLGYTVERQVAIPDTGPAIREAVREALSRSDLIITTGGLGPTSDDLTRELIADLLGRALDEDAGILSRIEKFFALRRRPMPDRVRVQALVPEGATVVPNHHGTAPGLLLEIPSGQFRKADRASFLLMLPGPPRELYPMFTEQVVPRLKEILPLEHPFASRTLKTSGLGESMIEEKIAGPLEPLVNRGLEVGYCAKFGEVEVRLAARGAEAEPLIREGEAIVRGLLNKHIFGSGPDQLEGVVIRLLTERNQTLATAESCTGGYISSALTNVSGSSAVFLGGVVSYSNESKQRFLHVNPATLERHGAVSEETAREMAEGIRQQLDTTYGLAVTGIAGPTGGTPEKPVGTVYIALAGPPRTLVLHFLNPYDRATFKFMTSRQALELVRRTVLEA; encoded by the coding sequence GTGACCATCGAAATCATCAACACCGGCACCGAACTGATGCTCGGTTCCGTGCTCAACACCCATCAACAGTGGTTGTGCCGCGAACTCGCGAATCTGGGCTACACCGTCGAGCGCCAGGTGGCGATTCCCGACACCGGCCCAGCCATTCGCGAGGCGGTGCGCGAAGCGTTGTCGAGATCGGACCTGATCATTACCACCGGCGGTTTGGGGCCGACTTCGGATGATCTCACCCGCGAATTGATTGCCGACTTGCTGGGCCGGGCGTTGGACGAAGACGCGGGCATTCTGTCGCGCATCGAAAAATTTTTCGCGCTGCGCAGGCGGCCTATGCCGGATCGAGTCCGCGTTCAAGCGTTGGTTCCCGAAGGGGCAACGGTTGTGCCGAATCACCACGGCACCGCGCCGGGGTTGCTCCTGGAGATTCCGTCCGGGCAGTTCCGAAAAGCGGATCGCGCTTCGTTTCTTCTCATGTTGCCCGGACCGCCGCGGGAGTTGTATCCGATGTTCACCGAGCAAGTGGTTCCCCGGTTGAAAGAGATTCTGCCGCTCGAACATCCTTTTGCCTCCCGAACGCTCAAAACCTCCGGCCTGGGAGAATCGATGATTGAAGAGAAAATCGCCGGGCCGTTGGAACCGCTGGTGAACCGCGGATTGGAGGTCGGGTATTGCGCCAAGTTCGGTGAAGTGGAAGTCCGTCTGGCGGCGCGCGGTGCCGAGGCCGAACCGCTAATTCGGGAGGGCGAAGCCATTGTTCGCGGCCTGCTGAACAAACACATTTTTGGATCTGGCCCCGACCAGTTGGAAGGCGTGGTGATCCGGTTGCTCACAGAACGAAACCAAACACTGGCGACGGCGGAGTCGTGTACCGGCGGCTATATTTCAAGCGCGTTAACCAATGTCTCCGGATCGTCGGCGGTCTTTTTGGGAGGCGTGGTCTCCTACAGCAATGAATCCAAGCAGCGCTTTCTTCACGTCAACCCGGCGACGCTCGAACGACACGGCGCGGTCAGTGAAGAAACCGCGCGCGAAATGGCTGAAGGAATCCGCCAGCAACTCGACACCACTTACGGGCTGGCGGTGACGGGCATTGCCGGGCCGACGGGTGGGACGCCTGAGAAGCCCGTGGGGACAGTTTATATCGCGCTGGCGGGGCCGCCTCGGACGCTGGTGCTTCACTTTCTGAATCCGTACGACCGCGCGACGTTCAAGTTCATGACCTCGCGGCAGGCGTTGGAGCTGGTGCGGAGAACGGTCCTGGAGGCGTAG
- a CDS encoding c-type cytochrome, with protein sequence MRISIGDSAHFGFWLRLCRPMLWVIFLSVAFGSSPSLAQTIPAERPRSRPPSELTGWADWEKANELLQRIQVPPAPPLNPQEALKTFRVAPGYRLELVAAEPMVQNPIFFEFDPDGRIWVVEYQGYMRDLLGTGEGDPICRVVVLEDGNEDGRADKSTVFLDRLVMPRSLAFVKGGVLIAEPPKLWFCQDTNADLRCDSKVQVGTYGRAGNPQHTANGLRYGLDNWLHSSDWPARHRFVDGQLIEEPAIHRGQFGVTFDDAGRFMTCYESSALHADLIPAEYLLRNKNFLKAYQRGGRDRGDFGVNANIARAAQEIFPIRVTPQITLGALELREDGRLRTYTVVSGTCYYNGDQFPADAHGNVFVPDAGGHLIGRLRLSGDIAPQAARFYPAEQEFLASTDERFRPVNARVGPDGALYVADMYHGIIEHVIFMVPYLEKQVKERHLDDGLDMGRIYRVVHEGKPINRKRPKLSAASSLELASLLGHSNAWWRLTAQRLLAERADGRAIPALEKTALRGINPLARQHALWTLEGMDALDVKSALKALDDKNETVRATAVRLGEQLIARPNTSTSSDQTARQFLGRLTRMEKDPSRAVRLQILLTAGAFPGEQSEKIRARLVSNNEHGLFRAAAMTGLQSRELEFLSRLLSLRDWQTLSDHQRRMIAWLAQAVVDEAAPDRIERLLDQLATDRSELRDALCDGLLAGVPRDLQGIQPISLQQQPVILTKLARSSDPALRERAFRLHAFFTWPGAPALRPGITDTQPLTAEQKRLAELGEQQYAALCAACHQPHGGGLAGVAPPLSRSEWVTGSSERLARIVLHGLYGPVEVSGQKWDLHMPSFGPVLDDEKLAGILTFIRRAWDNAAEPIAPSLVAEVRRQTESRALPWTVQELAEPPGKDGFHSVPDRQNPLRTEFRDAVQRAHSNLIKARFPEIIRPDEKGEFRLSARFAVTHGRELAYRPSLDILAPWRREQDVAEWRVEIPTAGTYEVWVELAADDASAGDKFAIETEGGRLIAAVQSSGGYDRFREYVCGQIALRAGINRVLMRPEGPLKRELADVRALRFAPIKRR encoded by the coding sequence ATGCGGATTTCGATTGGAGATTCGGCACATTTCGGATTTTGGTTGCGGCTCTGCCGCCCCATGCTCTGGGTCATTTTTCTCTCGGTTGCCTTTGGGTCTTCTCCGTCCCTTGCCCAAACAATTCCCGCGGAGCGCCCCCGCAGCCGGCCGCCTTCCGAGCTGACCGGCTGGGCGGATTGGGAAAAGGCGAACGAGCTTCTCCAGCGCATTCAAGTTCCACCAGCTCCGCCGCTCAATCCCCAAGAGGCCCTGAAGACCTTCCGCGTCGCGCCCGGTTACCGGCTGGAACTGGTCGCCGCCGAACCGATGGTGCAGAACCCGATCTTCTTCGAGTTCGATCCCGACGGCCGCATCTGGGTCGTGGAATACCAGGGCTACATGCGCGACCTCCTGGGCACCGGCGAAGGCGATCCGATTTGCCGCGTGGTCGTGCTGGAGGATGGGAACGAAGACGGGCGCGCGGACAAATCGACCGTTTTCCTGGATCGCCTCGTCATGCCCCGGTCGCTCGCTTTCGTGAAAGGCGGCGTGCTGATCGCTGAACCTCCCAAGCTCTGGTTTTGCCAGGACACGAACGCGGATCTCCGCTGCGACTCAAAGGTGCAAGTCGGCACTTACGGCCGCGCGGGAAATCCCCAGCACACCGCCAATGGATTGCGCTACGGCCTGGACAATTGGCTGCACTCGTCGGACTGGCCCGCCCGCCATCGCTTCGTGGACGGCCAATTGATCGAGGAGCCGGCGATCCATCGCGGGCAATTCGGCGTGACTTTCGACGACGCGGGCCGGTTCATGACCTGTTACGAAAGCTCCGCCCTGCACGCCGATTTGATTCCCGCCGAATACTTGCTGCGCAACAAAAACTTTCTGAAGGCCTATCAGCGCGGAGGGCGCGATCGAGGTGACTTCGGAGTGAACGCGAATATCGCCCGGGCTGCTCAGGAGATTTTCCCGATCCGCGTCACGCCCCAAATCACACTCGGCGCTCTGGAATTGCGCGAAGACGGACGGCTGCGCACCTACACGGTCGTCTCCGGGACTTGCTATTATAACGGAGATCAATTTCCCGCCGACGCTCACGGCAATGTGTTCGTCCCGGACGCCGGGGGACACCTGATCGGCCGCCTGCGGCTTTCCGGTGACATCGCGCCGCAAGCCGCGCGCTTTTATCCGGCGGAGCAGGAATTTCTGGCCTCCACCGACGAGCGGTTTCGTCCGGTGAACGCTCGCGTGGGCCCGGACGGCGCGCTGTATGTCGCGGACATGTATCACGGCATCATCGAGCACGTCATCTTCATGGTGCCTTACCTGGAGAAGCAAGTTAAGGAGCGCCATTTGGATGACGGCCTCGACATGGGCCGCATCTATCGCGTTGTCCACGAGGGCAAGCCCATCAATCGAAAACGGCCAAAGCTCTCCGCCGCCTCATCTCTCGAACTCGCAAGCCTGCTGGGCCATTCCAATGCCTGGTGGCGGCTGACCGCGCAGAGATTGTTGGCGGAACGCGCTGATGGCCGCGCTATCCCTGCTCTGGAGAAAACGGCTTTGCGCGGGATCAACCCTTTGGCTCGTCAGCACGCGCTTTGGACCCTCGAAGGCATGGACGCGCTGGACGTGAAATCCGCGTTGAAGGCGCTTGACGATAAGAACGAAACGGTCCGTGCCACCGCCGTGCGTCTTGGCGAACAACTGATCGCCCGGCCAAACACCTCAACCAGTTCCGATCAAACGGCCCGCCAATTCCTCGGCCGGCTGACTCGCATGGAAAAGGACCCAAGCCGAGCCGTGCGTTTGCAGATCCTGCTCACCGCCGGGGCATTTCCTGGAGAACAAAGCGAAAAGATTCGAGCCCGGCTGGTCTCCAATAATGAACATGGTCTCTTTCGCGCGGCCGCGATGACCGGCCTGCAAAGCCGGGAACTGGAGTTCCTCTCGCGGCTTCTGAGCCTTCGCGATTGGCAGACCCTCTCCGATCATCAGCGCCGGATGATCGCGTGGCTGGCCCAGGCCGTCGTGGACGAAGCTGCGCCGGATCGCATCGAGCGACTGCTGGATCAGCTCGCCACAGACCGGAGTGAACTTCGCGATGCGCTGTGCGACGGCCTGTTGGCCGGCGTGCCCCGCGATCTCCAGGGCATCCAGCCAATTTCCCTCCAGCAACAACCTGTGATTCTCACGAAGCTCGCGCGGTCCTCCGACCCGGCTTTGCGGGAACGCGCCTTTCGATTGCACGCGTTTTTCACCTGGCCCGGCGCGCCCGCTTTGCGTCCCGGAATCACGGATACCCAGCCGCTCACGGCCGAGCAAAAGCGCCTGGCGGAATTGGGCGAGCAACAATACGCCGCCTTGTGCGCGGCGTGTCATCAACCGCACGGCGGCGGCCTCGCCGGTGTCGCGCCGCCGCTCAGCCGAAGCGAATGGGTCACCGGTTCGAGCGAGCGCCTGGCTCGGATTGTCCTGCACGGGCTATACGGCCCGGTCGAGGTTAGCGGCCAGAAATGGGATTTGCACATGCCCAGCTTCGGCCCGGTTCTGGACGACGAGAAGCTTGCGGGCATTCTGACTTTTATCCGGCGCGCCTGGGACAACGCCGCCGAGCCAATTGCTCCGAGCCTGGTCGCAGAGGTCCGCCGCCAAACGGAATCTCGCGCCTTGCCCTGGACCGTCCAGGAATTGGCCGAGCCGCCAGGTAAGGACGGATTCCACTCCGTCCCTGACCGACAGAACCCATTGCGCACGGAGTTCAGGGACGCAGTGCAACGCGCCCATAGCAACCTGATCAAGGCGCGTTTCCCCGAAATCATTCGCCCCGACGAGAAGGGCGAGTTTCGCCTGTCCGCACGATTCGCCGTCACGCACGGACGCGAACTCGCCTACCGTCCCTCGCTGGACATCCTGGCCCCCTGGCGCCGCGAGCAAGACGTGGCCGAATGGCGGGTGGAAATTCCGACCGCGGGCACTTACGAAGTTTGGGTGGAACTGGCAGCCGACGACGCTTCCGCGGGAGACAAATTTGCTATTGAAACGGAAGGGGGCCGATTGATCGCCGCCGTCCAATCCTCCGGCGGTTACGATCGATTCCGAGAATATGTTTGCGGCCAAATCGCGCTCCGCGCCGGAATCAATCGCGTGCTGATGCGTCCGGAAGGACCGTTGAAGCGTGAGCTGGCCGATGTGCGAGCTTTGCGGTTTGCGCCAATCAAAAGGCGTTAG
- the clpS gene encoding ATP-dependent Clp protease adapter ClpS → MAETAEPPVLPDVGHEEKTDSQEDLEPGFLVICWDDPVNLMDYVTHVFQVVFGWAKQKAESHMLQVHNQGKSVLTRESMERAEHYVHQLQKYSLHATMERD, encoded by the coding sequence ATGGCTGAGACGGCCGAACCGCCAGTGTTGCCCGACGTCGGGCACGAAGAGAAAACCGATTCCCAAGAGGATTTGGAGCCCGGCTTTCTCGTGATTTGTTGGGATGACCCGGTGAACTTGATGGATTACGTCACGCACGTGTTTCAGGTGGTGTTTGGGTGGGCGAAGCAAAAGGCGGAGTCTCACATGCTTCAGGTGCACAACCAGGGCAAGAGCGTCCTCACGCGCGAGAGCATGGAACGGGCGGAGCACTACGTGCATCAACTCCAGAAATACAGTTTGCACGCGACCATGGAGCGCGACTAG
- a CDS encoding ferredoxin, protein MADLANRYPDNVTGKFYVDNQCIDCDLCRETAPSNFRRNDDGGYSFVYKQPESPEEETQCKEAMEGCPVEAIGSNGDAG, encoded by the coding sequence ATGGCTGACCTCGCAAACCGATATCCGGACAACGTAACCGGCAAGTTCTATGTGGATAACCAGTGCATCGACTGTGACTTGTGCCGGGAAACCGCCCCCTCCAATTTCCGGCGCAACGACGACGGCGGCTACTCCTTCGTGTACAAGCAACCCGAAAGCCCGGAGGAAGAAACCCAGTGCAAGGAAGCCATGGAAGGCTGCCCCGTCGAAGCCATCGGCAGTAACGGCGACGCAGGATGA
- the rlmN gene encoding 23S rRNA (adenine(2503)-C(2))-methyltransferase RlmN — translation MPNADIKSLTREELHAQLLAWDEPPYRVAQVLEWLYDHRVTTWAAMSNLPARLREVMAEHYSLRPLNLVQKQGSRDTTQKFLWRLSDGALIESVLIPANPALYGAPSDRHTLCVSTQVGCAYGCRFCASGLEGWKRNLSADEIVEQTLAVERWHAAENFKSQISNLKSSGAGERLKSPRLINNLVVMGMGEPLANYENLLKALRILNAPWGGNIAARKITVSTSGLAPQIRRLADEPFQFQLALSLHGATDEVRSRIMPVNRKHPLSQLLPACEYYLEKKNRLITLEYILIRGLNDGGDQVKPLAQLAHRLRAKVNLIPYNQVDGLPWERPAEPDQERFLSALARLKVKATLRREKGHDIDAACGQLRLKTESRERSSPVSTLPLN, via the coding sequence GTGCCGAACGCGGACATCAAATCTTTGACGCGGGAAGAACTCCACGCCCAGTTGTTGGCGTGGGACGAGCCGCCGTACCGCGTCGCGCAGGTCTTGGAGTGGCTTTACGATCATCGGGTGACAACCTGGGCCGCCATGAGCAATTTGCCCGCACGATTGCGGGAGGTGATGGCGGAACACTACTCCCTGCGTCCGCTCAACCTGGTCCAAAAGCAAGGTTCCCGCGACACGACGCAGAAATTTCTCTGGCGTTTGTCCGACGGCGCGCTCATCGAGAGCGTGTTGATCCCCGCGAATCCGGCGCTCTACGGAGCGCCCAGCGACCGGCACACGCTGTGCGTTTCCACGCAGGTCGGGTGCGCGTACGGCTGCCGATTCTGCGCCAGCGGACTGGAGGGGTGGAAGCGAAACCTCTCGGCGGATGAAATCGTCGAGCAGACGCTGGCGGTAGAACGCTGGCACGCCGCCGAGAATTTCAAATCTCAAATTTCAAATCTCAAATCGAGCGGAGCAGGAGAACGGCTCAAATCGCCGCGCCTGATCAATAACCTGGTGGTCATGGGCATGGGGGAACCGCTGGCCAACTACGAGAATCTCCTCAAAGCGTTGCGGATTCTGAATGCCCCCTGGGGCGGCAACATCGCGGCGCGCAAAATCACGGTTTCGACGAGCGGTTTGGCGCCACAAATCCGCCGGCTGGCAGACGAGCCGTTTCAATTTCAGCTTGCGCTCTCGTTGCACGGCGCGACGGATGAGGTTCGCAGCCGGATCATGCCCGTGAACCGAAAGCATCCGTTGTCTCAGTTGCTCCCGGCTTGCGAGTATTACCTGGAGAAGAAGAACCGTCTGATCACGCTCGAATACATCCTGATTCGCGGACTGAACGACGGCGGGGATCAGGTGAAACCGCTGGCTCAGTTGGCGCATCGCCTCCGGGCCAAAGTGAATTTGATTCCCTACAACCAGGTCGATGGCCTGCCTTGGGAGCGTCCCGCCGAACCGGATCAGGAGCGTTTCCTTTCCGCATTGGCACGGCTGAAAGTCAAAGCCACCCTGCGCCGCGAAAAAGGCCATGACATCGACGCCGCTTGCGGCCAGTTGCGATTGAAGACGGAAAGCAGAGAGAGATCTTCGCCCGTTTCAACCCTGCCGTTGAATTGA